One Diospyros lotus cultivar Yz01 chromosome 1, ASM1463336v1, whole genome shotgun sequence genomic window carries:
- the LOC127803092 gene encoding uncharacterized protein LOC127803092, with the protein MAPSKEWMNLVNDQLNEAYQIGVQKFLDYALKKLGAKNKIQCPCTKCCNTDLGTRESIEAHLMIHGISEGYTFWYHHGELSNEPQSESEDEENEILQYDTSAPDDSDDEIQQFINDLYPQFKGLDENNEDVEFPNTQNLPEMEPNNGAKQFYKLIDDLEQPIYPGSLVSRLSAILKLLHIKSLGRWSNKSFTMLLQLLKELLPEGSFLPDSYYNAKKVLHDIGLSYEKYDSCVNDCMLYWKTDNGCDCCKVCGASRWKKDYHSGEFKMKTNGKKIPVKTLHYFPLKPRLQRLFMSSKTASSMRWHFDKRVDDGLIRHLADSMAWRDFDKVHPNFASKPRNVRLGLASDGFQPFSNSRTPYSIWPVVLIPYNMEPWVCMKPFNFLLSMLILGPDRLGDAIDTYLQPLIDELKELWELGVETFDVSTHQNFTMHAALMWMINDFPTYGILSGWSTKGKLACPCCNKNTFSTRLTNGGK; encoded by the coding sequence ATGGCACCTAGTAAGGAGTGGATGAATCTTGTCAATGATCAACTTAATGAAGCTTATCAAATAGGGGTACAAAAGTTTTTAGATTATGCTTTAAAGAAGTTGGGTGCCAAAAATAAGATTCAGTGCCCATGCACGAAATGTTGCAATACTGATCTTGGAACTCGTGAGTCTATTGAGGCACATCTAATGATACATGGAATATCTGAAGGgtatacattttggtatcatcATGGTGAACTAAGCAATGAGCCTCAATCTGAGTCTgaggatgaagaaaatgagatcTTACAATATGATACTAGTGCTCCAGATGATAGTGATGATGAGATCCAACAATTCATAAATGATTTGTACCCTCAGTTTAAAGGATTAGACGAAAATAATGAAGATGTTGAATttccaaatacccaaaatttGCCTGAAATGGAACCGAATAATGGAGCCAAACAGTTTTACAAGTTGATAGATGACCTTGAGCAACCAATATATCCTGGTTCACTAGTTTCAAGATTATCTGCAATTCTTAAATTGTTGCATATAAAGAGTCTTGGTCGTTGGAGTAATAAGTCATTCACTATGTTGTTGCAATTGTTAAAAGAACTCTTACCTGAAGGGTCTTTCTTACCAGACTCATACTATAATGCGAAAAAGGTATTGCATGACATTGGTTTGTCTTATGAAAAGTATGACTCTTGTGTGAATGATTGCATGTTATATTGGAAGACCGATAATGGATGTGACTGTTGCAAGGTATGTGGTGCTTCTCGATGGAAGAAAGATTATCATAGTGGAGAATTTAAGATGAAAACAAATGGTAAGAAAATACCAGTAAAAACTCTACATTACTTTCCATTAAAGCCACGACTTCAGAGGTTGTTTATGTCTTCCAAGACAGCCTCCTCTATGAGATGGCATTTTGATAAAAGAGTAGATGATGGATTGATAAGACACCTAGCTGATTCAATGGCGTGGAGGGATTTTGATAAAGTCCATCCAAATTTTGCCTCAAAACCTCGTAATGTTAGACTTGGTCTTGCTAGTGATGGATTTCAACCTTTTTCTAATTCAAGAACACCATATAGTATATGGCCAGTAGTGCTTATTCCGTATAATATGGAGCCTTGGGTTTGCATGAAGCCGTTTAATTTCCTTTTGTCAATGCTTATCCTAGGACCAGATAGACTAGGGGATGCAATTGATACTTACCTCCAACCTTTGATAGATGAATTAAAGGAGCTGTGGGAATTGGGTGTTGAAACCTTTGATGTGTCAACACATCAAAATTTTACGATGCATGCAGCTTTGATGTGGATGATCAATGACTTCCCTACTTATGGGATTTTATCTGGATGGAGTACAAAAGGAAAATTAGCATGTCCTTGTTGTAACAAGAATACTTTTTCGACAAGGCTTACTAACGGTGGGAAATAA